GCTTCGACCGCTCGATCAACCCCTATCGCGGCTGCGAGCATGGCTGTGTCTATTGCTTCGCGCGGCCGACCCACGCCTATCTCGGGCTGTCTCCCGGGCTCGATTTCGAGTCGAAACTGTTCGCCAAGCCCGATGCGCCCGCGCTGCTCGAGAAGGAGCTGGCGGCGCCCGATTACGAGGCGCGGATGATCGCGATCGGCACCAACACCGATCCCTACCAGCCGATCGAGCGCGACCGGAAGATCATGCGCGGCATCCTCGAGGTGCTGGAGCGCGCCGGGCATCCGGTCGGCATCGTGACCAAGTCGGCGCTGGTGACCCGCGACATCGACATCCTGGCGCGGATGGCCAAGCGCAATCTTGCCAAGGTCGCGCTCTCGGTGACGACGCTCGATCCGAAGCTTGCCCGCACCATGGAGCCGCGCGCCTCGACGCCGCCGAAGCGGCTCGAGGCGATCAAGCGGCTGGCGGAGGCCGGCATCCCGACCACGGTGATGGTCGCGCCGGTGATCCCGGCGCTGAACGATTCCGAGATCGAGCGCATCCTCGATGCCGCAGCCCATGCCGGCGCCAGGGAGGCGAGCTACGTGCTGCTGCGGCTGCCGCTCGAGGTCCGCGACCTGTTCCGCGAATGGCTGATGGCGAACTATCCCGACCGCTACCGCCACGTCTTCACGCTGATCCGCGACATGCGTGGCGGCCGCGACTACGATTCGCAATGGGGCACGCGGATGAAGGGCACCGGCCCGATGGCCTGGATGATCGGCCGTCGCTTCGAGATCGCCTGCGAGAAGCTCGGGCTCAACAAGCGGCGCACCAAGCTGACCACCGATCACTTCGCCAAGCCGAAGCGCAGCGGACAGCAGCTCAGTTTGTTCTAGGTGAGATGGCGTAGCCCGGATGGAGCGAAGCGAAATCCGGGATCTTGTGCCGGCGGTGAGACTTTCCCGGATTACGCTTCGCTCCATCCGGGCTACGAAGAAGCAAGCTGGCGACAACACCATAAGCAAAGTGAGTGCAACAATGAGTAACGCCCCGACCGCCCGCTTCACCGTCCTCACGCTCGGCGTCAGCGACATGCGCGCCAGCATCGCTTTCTATGAGTCCCTCGGCTTCACCAGGAAGATGCGCGCGACCGGCGAGGAGGTCGCCTTCTTCGAGACCGGCGGCACCGTGCTCGGGCTGTTCCCGTGGCATCTGCTCGCCGACGACGCCGGACTGCCAGATCAGCCGCGCCCGGCCGCATTCCACGGTGTCGCGATCGCCTGGAACTGCAACGACGATATCGAGGTCGATCGCGTGATGGCATTCGCGCTGTCGAAGGGCGCCACATTGCTGAAACCGGCGCAGCCGACCAGCTATGGCGGCTATTGCGGTTATTTCGGCGATCCCGACGGCCACGCCTGGGAAGTGGTGCGCGCGCCGGGCTTTGAGGTTCTCGATAGCGGGCGGGTGTCGATCCCGGATTAGAGAGAGCTGGATTGAATAGCGGGGAAGGGGAGCGGGTTCCCGGTTGCGCCGGGGGCCTTGCTTGATCACGATCGCCGCATGATTCGGGATAAGTCCAAAAGCGCATCAAAGAGCGTGTCGAAGAAGAAGTCGGCTGAACCGGCCGTGCCGGCCAAGCGCGTCATCGCGGTGACGCGCCCGAGCTTTCGGCGCGAGCGCGCGCTGATCAAGCGCGGCGTCTGGCCGGTCGCCGGCTGCGACGAGGCCGGGCGCGGCCCGCTGGCCGGACCCGTGGTCGCCGCCGCCGTGGTGCTCGACCCCGATCGCGTCCCAAAAGGCCTCGATGATTCCAAGCGGCTGACCGCCGAGCGCCGTGAGGAACTGTTCGAGGAGATTTGCGCGACCGCTGCGTTCGCGGTTGCGGTGGCCTCGCCGGCGCGAATCGACCGCGACAATATCCTGCGCGCCTCGCTGTGGGCGCTGGCCCGTGCCGTGCACGCGCTGCCGGAGATGCCGAAGCACGTCTTCGTCGACGGCCGCGACAAACTCGCCACGCCCTGCGACTGCGATGCCGTGATCGGCGGCGACGGCATCGTGGCCTCGATCGCGGCGGCCTCGATCATCGCCAAGGTGACGCGCGACCGCCTGATGTGCGCGCTGGCGCTGGATTGCCCCGGCTACGGTTTCGAGCAGCACAAAGGCTACGGCGTCCCCGAGCACCTCGAGGCGCTGGAGAGGCTCGGGCCGAGCAGCCATCACCGCAGTTTCTTCGCCCCCGTCGTCGCCGCGCGGCTGAAGCATTTCCCGGTCGCGGCTGAGCCCGACCTGTTCACGGTGGACGCGACAAGCGAGGCCGCGGCGTCCGAAGCGGCGTAGCGCGCGACCGCGCCGCACTCTCGGCTGTCATCGCCCGGTTTCGCGGGTGATGACAGCGGAGATTGACTTAGCAGGGGGCACTCACCGGCCCCGGTTGCCTCCATCGCCGCCGCCGTTTATCAAAACCTCAGGGATCAGATGGCGCCGCTTTGTTTGAGCATGGTCTTTTCGGAAAGCCGCTTCGCACTTTTCCGGATCATGCTCGACTGACAAGTGGCTGGGGCATTTCAGGCGTTTCATGCGGTTTACCTCCCTGGTTGTCGAACTGATCCGCGCCCGGCCGCGCCTCGTGGTGTGGGTCGTGGTGCTGGTGCAGGCCGCGATCTGGCTGCTGCTGCCGCTGATCTTCTACGGCAGCCCGCCCGGCAATCTCGCCACCGTCCTCGCCTTCGGACGCGAATATCAGGTCGGCACCGACATGGGGCCGCCGCTTTCGTTCTGGCTCGCAGACATCGCCTTCCGCGCCGCCGGCAACCACGTGTTCGGCGTCTATCTGCTGGCGCAGGTCTGCGAGATCGTCACCTTCATCGCCTTCTACCAACTGGCACGCGCCATCGTCGGCGGCCCGCAGGGCGTGCTGGCGGTGCTGCTGTCGATGACGGTGGTGGTGTTCTCCTCGCCGAGCGTCGAGTTCGGGCCGCTGATCCTGGCGCGTCCGCTGTGGGCGCTCCTGCTACTGCATTCCTGGCAATTGATCGGGCAGAACCGGCGCGCCGCCTGGTTCGCCTGGTCGATCGATTGCGGACTCTTGCTGCTGACGACGCCGGCAGCGATCGGCATGATCCTGCTGGTTGTCGGCTTTGCGCTCGCAACCGAGCGCGGGCGGCGCACGCTGCGCGCGGTGGACCCGCTCTATGCGCTGCTGGTCGTCATCGTGCTGGCGCTGCCCTATCTGATCTGGCTGGTCCGCGCCGACGCGCTGGCGCTGCCGGCCTTGCCGGCGCTTGCCGAGCTCAAGGCGCGCGCGCTGCGCTGGGGCGTCGTGCTCGGCGGGCTGATCGTGGCGACCGCCGCAATCGCCGTGCTCGCGATCCTCAATTCACGCTGGTTCGCCCGCGACGGTGAGGATGCCCCGATCATCTACCGTCCGCCGGTCAGTCCGCTGGCGCAGCAGTTCGTTTACTTCTTCGCGTTCGCGCCGGCGATCGTGAGCAGCTTCGTCTCCGGGCTGTTCGATCTCGACCGCGCCTTCGGCGGCGCCGGCGTGGCGCTTTTGATGTCGGGGCTCGCGGTCGTCGTCGCAACCGGCGATCTGATCCATCTCAGGCGGCAACGGCTGCTGCGCTCGGTATGGGCCTTCGCCATCGCGGCGCCCGCCGCGCTCGCGCTGGCGGCGGCGTTGTTCCTGCCCTGGACCAGCACCACCGAGGTGCCGACCTCGCTGCCGGCAACCGCGATGGGGCGCTTCTTCGACGACAGCTACGAGCGCCGCACCAACCAGCGCCTGCGCGCGGTGGCCGGCGATCCTGAAATCGCCAGCCTGATTGCGATGAACGGGCGCCGTCCGCATCTGTTGCTCGACGCCGCGCCGCAACGGACGCCCTGGCTGACGGTCGCAAGGTTCAACGAGACCGGCGGCGTCGTGGTCTGGCGCGCGCAGGACACCGCCGGCACGCCGCCGCCCGATCTTGCGCAACGCTTCCCTGGCCTCGTGCCGGAAGTGCCGCGTTCGTTCGACCGCCTGGTCAACGGCCGGCAGCCGGTGCTGCGGATCGGCTGGGCGATCGTGCGGCCGAAGGGGTAGGGATTCGTAAATTTGTAGGATGGGTAGAGCGAAGCGAAACCCATCAACTCGTATCCGCGGCGCGAAATGACGGGTTTCGCTGCGCTCTACCCATCCTACTAAGCTACCCCGCCGCCGGCTGCAGCACCTTCGCGATCGCGCGCAGATCCTGCCACGACAACCGCTTGTAGGACGGCGAGCGCAACAGATACGCCGGATGGAAGGTGGCGACGGCGCGGATCGTGCGCGTGCCGGTGTCGTAGTCGATCCATTTGCCGCGCGTGCGCATGATGCCTTCGCGCGTGCCGAGCAGCGCCTGGGTCGAGGGATTGCCGAGCGTCACCAGCACATCGGGATTCACCAGCTCGATATGGCGCTGGATGAAGGGTAGGCACACCTGCGTCTCCTGCGGCGTCGGCGTGCGGTTGCCCGGTGGCCGCCACGGGATGACATTGGCGATATAGGCTTTGCTGCGGTCGAGCCCGATTGCCGCTATCATGCGGTCGAGCAGCTTGCCGGAGCGGCCGACGAACGGCAGTCCCTCGATGTCCTCGTCGCGGCCCGGCGCTTCGCCGACGAACATCACGCGCGCCTCGGGGTTGCCATCGGCGAACACCAGCCGGGTCGCGGTGTGCTTCAGCGCGCAGCCGTCGAATGTCTCCATCAGCGTGCGCAGCGCTTCCAGCGTCGGCGCGGTGCGTGCGGCCTCGCGCGCGGAGGCGATCGCGGCGTCCGGCGCGATGGTGATTTCGCTGCGCGGAACGGCGGGTATCGGCGGGGGCCGCAGCGGATTGAGTGCAACTGACGGACGGGGCGCTGTGGGGGCGGGAACTGGCTCGGGCTCTTCCAGCCGGTTGATCGGCTCGTCGCCGAGCGCGCAATCGACCCCGGCCTCGAGGTAAAAGGCCAGCAATTGCTGCAGTGTAGGGGTGGGCTCGGGCGGCAGGGCTATCATGGATGTAATTTTAGCATGAACGGGAAAAGTGGAGGCTGGTTTTTGGAAAGATTATGCTCCTGTGGCGCCGCGGCCGCGCGAAACCTGGCCAAGCGCAATTCCATGGTTGTCCTTCCGCCAAAAATCGGAAACAACGACTTTTGAAAAGCTTAGAAGCGTTCTCAATGGGCTGAGATCAAGATCATGAGTGCTGAAGACCTTCCCCCGCGCGAGTCTATGGAATTCGATGTCGTCATCGTCGGCGCCGGCCCGTCGGGCCTGTCGGCCGCGATCCGGCTGAAGCAGCTCAATCCCGAGCTCTCGATCGTCGTGGTGGAGAAGGGCTCCGAGGTCGGCGCGCACATCCTCTCGGGTGCGGTGATCGATCCGGCTGGGCTCGACAAGCTCGTTCCGGACTGGCGCGAGGACGCCGACTGTCCGCTGAAGACGCAGGTCAAGGAAGACCGCTTCTACTGGACGACGTCGCAAGGCTGGTTCCGGATTCCGAACTTCATCATGCCGCCGTTGATGCACAATCATCACAACTACATCGGCTCGCTCGGCAATGTCTGCCGCTGGCTGGCGCCGAAGGCGGAAGCGCTCGGCGTCGAGATCTATCCGGGCTTTGCCGCCACGGAGGTGCTCTATGACGACAAGGGCGCGGTGCGGGGCATCGCGACCGGCGACATGGGCATCGCCAAGGACGGCAGTCACAAGGATTCCTACACCCGCGGCATGGAGCTGCTCGGCAAGTACACGCTGTTCGCCGAAGGCGCGCGGGGCTCGCTGTCGAAGCAGCTGATCGCGAAGTTCAAGCTCGACGCCAACTCCGAGCCGCCGAAATTCGGCATCGGGCTGAAGGAGGTCTGGCAGATCGATCCGGCCAAGCACCGCAAGGGGCGGGTTCAGCATACGCTGGGATGGCCGCTGAACGACAAGACCGGCGGCGGCTCGTTCCTCTATCACTACGACGACAACCGCGTCGCGGTCGGCTTCGTCGTGCATCTGAACTACAACGACCCGTATCTGTCGCCGTTCGACGAATTCCAGCGCATGAAGACGCATCCCGACATCCGCGAGCTGTTCGAAGGCGGCAAGCGGCTCGCTTATGGTGCGCGCGCCATCACCGAGGGCGGCTACCAGTCGGTGCCGCGGCTCTCCTTCGCGGGCGGCGCGCTGATCGGCTGCGCGGCCGGCTTCGTCAACGTCCCGCGCATCAAGGGCGTCCACAATGCGATGGGCTCCGGCATGCTCGCCGCCGAGCATGTCGCGGCCGCGCTCGGCGCCGGACGCGCCAATGACGAGCTGATCGAGTACGAGAATGCCTGGCGCTCGTCCTCGATCGGCAAGGACCTGTTCAAGGTCCGTAATGCCAAGCCGCTGCTGTCGAAGTTCGGCAACCTGCTCGGAATGGCGCTCTCCGGCTTCGACATGTGGTGCAACACGCTCGGCTTCTCGCTGTTCGGCACCCAGTCGCACGCCAAGCCGGACCGCAAGACGCTCGATCCGTCCAAGCAGCACCAGCCGATCGCCTATCCGAAGCCGGACGGCAAGATCTCGTTCGACAAGCTGTCGTCGGTGTTCCTGTCCAACACCAATCATGAGGAGGACCAGCCGGTCCATCTCAAGGTCGCCGACATGAACCTGCAGAAGACCTCCGAGCACGACGTGTTCGCCGGTCCCTCCAACCGCTATTGCCCCGCCGGCGTCTACGAGTGGGTCGAGGAATCGGCAGGCCCGCGCTTCCAGATCAACGCCCAGAATTGCGTCCACTGCAAAACTTGCGACGTGAAGGACCCCAACGGCAACATCACCTGGGTTCCTCCGGAGGGCGGCGGCGGTCCGAACTACGAGGCGATGTAAGGAGGGCGAAGGCGGCCGACCACATTTGCGTGAGGCCGTCCGCAGCCTGCCGCAACCTCCGCCTGGCCTCTCCTTGTGTGGAGGGGCCGGGTTGCAGCGCCGGATACAGTTGAAGACGCGGAACAGGGCGCCGCGGCGCCCGTATCCGGCGCTTTTTGCTTCTGCACGCGAATATGCCGGGCCCGGTCACGATACCGCCATAGTGGGAGCGTCTTGCGGTGGGCTGGCTGGATCGGAGGGCGTAAGGGCCTAATCTGCCAATTGATTCGGCATGGGTTACCTCCGGGCGATCCTTGCGGATAAATGCCAAAAGCGGCATTGTCGCTCGCCGTGATGCCGCCGCTTGGGTTCGCATTTTGAGACTGATCGCAGGATCTTGTCGCGAAGATCTCGTCGCGAAGATCTTGGCCGTAAATCCTTCGTGGCCTTAAACCCCTGGAGCAAGGCGAACGTGATGCTGTCCACCCGTTTCAACCGCCTGACGATTGCCGTTCTTGCTGCCGCGGCGCTTGCCGTGCCTGCGCAGCTCGCGGCGCAGACGCCCGACCATCCGACCGACAATGCCGCCCAGTTCCCGAGCAAGAACGACCTGAAGTCGCTGACCACGGCCGGCAGCTATCTCGCCGCCCGCCACGCCAGTGTCGAGCGCGATGCGGCCTCCGCCGCGGCGTTCTACCGCTCGGCGCTGCGCACCGACCCGAAGAATTCCGAGCTGCTCGACCGCGCCTTCATCTCCTCGCTCGCCGACGGCGACATCGAAGAGGCGGTGAAGCTCGCCGACCGCATCCTGACCCAGGACAAGTCCAACCGCGTCGCGCGCCTCGTCGTCGGCGTGCGCGACCTCAAGCTGAAGAAATACGCCGCCGCGCAGTCCAACATCAACCAGTCGGTGCGCGGCCCGATCACCGACCTCGTGGCGACGCTGCTGTCGGCCTGGGCGGCCTATGGCGCCGGCGACGGCAAGGGCGCGGTCGCCTCGATCGACAAGCTGACCGGCCCCGAATGGTATCCGATCTTCAAGGATCTGCACGCCGGCATGATCTACGAGCTGTCCGGCAAGGAGAAGGACGCCGGCGCCCGCTTCGAGAAGGTCTACAAGCTCGACGATTCGATGCTGCGCACGGTCGACGAATATGCCCGCTGGACCTCGCGCAACAAGGATGCCGCCGCCGCGACCGCGATGTACGAGGCGTTCGACAAGAAGCTGCCGCGTCATCCGCTGGTGCTGGAAGGCATCAAGGAGACCAAGGCCGGCAAGAAGCTGCCGCCGCTGATCGATTCGCCACAGGCCGGCGCCGCCGAGGCGCTGTACGGTATTGGCGCGACGCTGACCCGCCGCGGCGGCGAGGACCTCGCGCTGGTCTATTTGCAGCTCGCGCTCTACCTGCAGCCGAACCATCCGCTGGCGCTGCTGTCGCTCGCCGATCTCTATGAATCGGTGAAGAAGCCGCAGATGGCGATCAAGGTCTATGAGCGGATGCCGGCGTCCTCGCCGCTGAAGCGCAACGCGCAGATCCAGCTAGCGACCAATCTCGACGCCGCCGACCGCAGCGACGAAGCGATCAAGATCCTCAAGGAAGTCACATCGGATCAGCCGAAGGACATCGAAGCGATCCTGGCGCTCGGCAACATCGAGCGTGGCCGCAAGAAGTTCGCCGACTGCGCCACCACCTATTCGCAGGCGATCGACGCGCTGCCGGCCGGCAGTGGCGACAAGAACGCCTGGGTCACCTACTACTACCGCGGCATCTGCGAGGAGCGCTCCAAGCAGTGGAACAAGGCCGAGGCCGACATGCGCAAGGCACTCGAGCTGCAGCCCGAGCAGCCGCACGTACTGAACTATCTCGGCTATTCCTGGATCGACCAGGGCATCAACCTCGACGAGGGCATGAAGATGATCAAGCGTGCCGTCGATCAGCGCCCTGACGATGGCTACATCGTCGACTCCCTCGGCTGGGCCTATTACCGGATCGGCAATTACGACGAGGCGGTGAAGAACCTCGAGCGCGCGATCGACCTGAAGCCGGAAGATCCGACCATCAACGACCATCTCGGCGACGCCTATTGGCGCGTCGGCCGCACCCTGGAAGCCAAGTTCCAGTGGGCGCATGCCCGCGACCTCAAGCCCGAGCCGGAAGAGCTGCCGAAGATCCAGGCCAAGATCGACAACGGCCTGCCGGACGACACCTCGAACGCCGCCGCCGCCGACAAGAAGAAGGACGACGACGGCAAGGGCGGCTGAGCCCGGTATAACCGCCAGCCTGCATTGCCAATTGAGACGTGATGCCCGGGCCTTGTCCCGGGCATTTTGCGCCTATCCACCCGCTTCCGTCATTCAGGGGCGCCCGAAGGGCGAACCCGGAATCTCGAGATTCCGGGTTCGATGCTGCGCATCGCCCCGGAATGACGGGGCAGGAGAGACACGAAATGTCTGGGCCCGGGCATGACGGCACGGGGCGGAATTTCCATGCAAACAAAGGGATAGGATCGTGCGGCGATTTACGCTAATCGCAACACGATGTTTGTTTTTTTAGGGGTTTATCGCCGTGCCGGCGCTGATTGAAGAAGGGCGTGCCAAGGTCAACCTGACGCTGAAGGTTGTCGGACGGCGCGTCGATGGGTTTCACGACCTGGAGAGCGTCGTCGCGTTTGCCGATTGCGCCGATCGTCTCACGCTCGAGCCGGGGCCCGAGCTGTCGCTGTCGATGCTGGGGCCGCTGGCCGATGCCTGCGGCGATACATCTGATAATCTGGTGCTCAAGGCCGCGCGGCTGCTCGGCGAGCGCGTCGCCGACCTTGAGGTCGGCCACTTCACGCTGGAGAAGGTGCTGCCCGTTGCGGCCGGCATCGGCGGCGGTTCGGCGGATGCCGCGGCGGCGCTGCGGCTGCTGGCGCGGCTCAACGAGCTCTCGCTCGACGACAGCAGGATCATGGAGGTCGCGCTGCAGACCGGCGCCGACGTGCCAGTCTGCGTCGCCTCGCGCGCCTGCGACATGACCGGCGTCGGCGAGGGCCTGCTGCCGCTGGATTTGCCGAAAATGCCCTGCGTGCTGGTCAATCCGCGCGTGCCGGTTGCGACCAAGGACGTCTTCAACGCACTCGGCCTGCGCCATGGCGAGCTTTTGATCGGTGCCACCGATGTGGTGATGCAGGCGCCGGACTGGCCGGACGCCGGCCGTGCGGTCGACGACTGGATTGCGGCGCTGTCGCGCGGCACCAACGATCTCGAAGGCCCCGCCGCGCGCATCGAGCCCGTCATCAGCGACGTGTTGTCCGCGCTGCGTGCGACCGAGGCCGTTCGCCTGGTGCGCATGTCGGGCTCCGGCGCGACCTGTTTTGCCGTGTTCGGAACCGACGCCGACGCCGAGGCCGCCGGCGAGAAGCTCCGAGTTGCGCACCCCGGCTGGTGGGTGCATGCGGGTGCGCTGAGCTAGCGCGATCGCGGGGCCGCGACTTTCCTATCCATCGTCATTCCCCGGTGCGCAATTCGGTGGCCCAATGGATTCCGGGCTCGCGCCAAGTGACGCGCCCCGGAATGACATCTGGAGAGATGCGACAAGAACGCTAAGCTGCGTCCCCAACTTCAACTGTCGTCGCCCGGCTCGAACCGGGCGATCCAGTACGCCGCGGCTTCTCGGTTCAAGCACTGCCGTCTCTAGAATACTGGATCACCCGCTTTCGCGAGGGCTTTGCGAAAGTCGAACAGCTCGACGGGGCCGGACGGCTGTTGTTTGGGCCGGTTAGCGGCTGGACGGGCCAGCCATGATGGCTGGGTGCCTCGTTTGGTTAGGCGATGTGGGGTGGCGTCCTGGCCCATCGCTGGAGATTGATCGCGGTCGCGGCGAGCTGGAAAGCTGCGGCATTGCGTATCAGGCCCCGATAGCGGGCACGCGCAAGGCCGTAGACGCGCTTGAGCAATGCGAACAACGGTTCGATCGGCGCGCGTCGATGCGAGATGACCGCGTTACGACGCACCGCCCAAGGCCCCAAGCGAAGCCAGCGGTTGTGTCTGCGCATAATGCCGTCGCGAATATCCATCTGCTTCAGCCGCCCACGTCGCGCGATGGTATCGTAGGCTTTGTCAGCGTAGACTGTTGCCTCGTCGCCGCAGATCAGCTCGTCGGCGGGCACGGTGTCGTTGACATTGGCTGGCGTAAAGGCAAGGCGCCGGATGATGCGACTGCCTTGGTCCATCGCCACGTGCATCTTGTAGCCGAAGGCATATTTGCCGTCCTTCCTGGTCCAGGCGGCGTCAGGATCGTGAGGGCTTTTGACCAGCTTGCTGGCGGGGCGCCCGTCCGCATCCGGGGGCAAATCGGGATCCGGTGGTTCGGGCGGATTAACCGCCGAGCGGATCAGCGAAGCGTCAATCAATGTGCCGCGCTTCAAGACGAAGCCGGACTTCTCGATCTGCGCCGTAATCAGGGCAAAAGCGCGCTCCGCCAGCCCGCTCCTGGCCAGCTGTTCGCGGAAACGCCACAGCGTGGAATGATCCGGTACCGGCTCACTCAGCGACAGGCCCAGGAAGCGCCGGAACGACAGGCGGTCCACCAGCGCCTCCTCAAGGCCCGGATCGGACAACCCATACCATTGCTGCAGCAACAGCGCCTTAAACAGCGCCAGCGACGGGTAAGCGGGCGCTCCCATCGACCCGCTACGCAAGCCGCTCAGCAGCGCTTCAATCGCGCTCCAGTCGACCAGTTCCGATACTCGCTGCAAAGGCGCGTTGGCTCGAGCCGCGTCATTCACCAGCCCGTCGGTAAAGCTCAATTGACCAATCTGCCGCTCCGCCATCCGTTCCTCCGGCGAATCCTTCACCAAAGAGAATCATCCCGGCAGACTTCTGCAAAGCCCTCGCTTTCGCGGGTGATGACACCGGTGGCTATTCTGCATGATGCCGAGCGGCATTGCAGCGCTTCCCACCTCAACGCCGGGCAGCCTTGCGCCCCGGATTGCTTGGCAAGCTAAATCCCGTTTGCCATAACAGGATGAACAACAACGTTGCGCGTGCGGGACCGTTCGGAATCTGCCTGCAGCCAATGAGCCGGGAGGATGCCATGGCCAATATCCGAGTTCTCGCCACCGATCTCGAGTTTCCCGAAGGTCCCGTCGTCATGCCCGATGGTTCGGTCGTGCTGGTCGAGATCCGGGGCCAGCGTCTGACCCGCGTCTATCCCGACGGGCGCAAGGAGATCGTCGCCAAGGTGCCGGGCGGCCCGAACGGCGCGGCGCTCGGCCCCGACGGCAAGATGTACGTCTGCAACAATGGCGGCTTCTCCTGGATTCCGACCCGCAACATGATCATGCCGGGACCGCAGCCGGAGGATTATCTCGGCGGCTCGATCCAGCGCGTCGATCTGCAATCCGGCAAGGTCGAGACCGTGGTGACGAAGTGCGGCGAGCACGAGCTGCGCGGGCCCAACGACCTGGTGTTCGACAGGCAAGGCGGCCTGTGGTTCTCCGATCTCGGCAAGCGCCGTGCCCGCGAGATGGATGTCGGCGCGTTCTATTATCTGAAGCCCGGCATGAACGAGATCGTCGAGGCGGTGCACGGCATCCTGCCGGCCAACGGCATCGGCCTGTCGCCGGACGAGAAGACCGTCTACATCGCGGAGACGCCGACGGCGCGGCTGTGGGCTTACGAAGTGTCCGAGCCCGGCACCATCAAGCCGCGCGACGTGATCTATCGCGGCGAGCGCGGCAAGCCGATCGCCGGCCTCGGCGGCTACCAGATGTTCGACTCGCTCGCCGTCGAAGCGAACGGCAATGTCTGCGTCGCGACGCTGATCTCGGGCTGCATCTCGGTGATCGCGC
This Bradyrhizobium sp. CCBAU 53421 DNA region includes the following protein-coding sequences:
- a CDS encoding 4-(cytidine 5'-diphospho)-2-C-methyl-D-erythritol kinase; its protein translation is MPALIEEGRAKVNLTLKVVGRRVDGFHDLESVVAFADCADRLTLEPGPELSLSMLGPLADACGDTSDNLVLKAARLLGERVADLEVGHFTLEKVLPVAAGIGGGSADAAAALRLLARLNELSLDDSRIMEVALQTGADVPVCVASRACDMTGVGEGLLPLDLPKMPCVLVNPRVPVATKDVFNALGLRHGELLIGATDVVMQAPDWPDAGRAVDDWIAALSRGTNDLEGPAARIEPVISDVLSALRATEAVRLVRMSGSGATCFAVFGTDADAEAAGEKLRVAHPGWWVHAGALS
- a CDS encoding IS5 family transposase codes for the protein MAERQIGQLSFTDGLVNDAARANAPLQRVSELVDWSAIEALLSGLRSGSMGAPAYPSLALFKALLLQQWYGLSDPGLEEALVDRLSFRRFLGLSLSEPVPDHSTLWRFREQLARSGLAERAFALITAQIEKSGFVLKRGTLIDASLIRSAVNPPEPPDPDLPPDADGRPASKLVKSPHDPDAAWTRKDGKYAFGYKMHVAMDQGSRIIRRLAFTPANVNDTVPADELICGDEATVYADKAYDTIARRGRLKQMDIRDGIMRRHNRWLRLGPWAVRRNAVISHRRAPIEPLFALLKRVYGLARARYRGLIRNAAAFQLAATAINLQRWARTPPHIA
- a CDS encoding SMP-30/gluconolactonase/LRE family protein: MANIRVLATDLEFPEGPVVMPDGSVVLVEIRGQRLTRVYPDGRKEIVAKVPGGPNGAALGPDGKMYVCNNGGFSWIPTRNMIMPGPQPEDYLGGSIQRVDLQSGKVETVVTKCGEHELRGPNDLVFDRQGGLWFSDLGKRRAREMDVGAFYYLKPGMNEIVEAVHGILPANGIGLSPDEKTVYIAETPTARLWAYEVSEPGTIKPRDVIYRGERGKPIAGLGGYQMFDSLAVEANGNVCVATLISGCISVIAPDGTVVEQVPTGDRVTTNIAFGGPDLKTAYITLSGKGELIAMDWSRPGLPLNFLNK